From Patagioenas fasciata isolate bPatFas1 chromosome 15, bPatFas1.hap1, whole genome shotgun sequence, a single genomic window includes:
- the DHRS7B gene encoding dehydrogenase/reductase SDR family member 7B — MVTAASRKTIQKGKLMDFTSTVIIPLLFGSLGIFGLFRLLQWMRMRTYLQEAVVVITGATSGLGKECAKAFHAAGCKLVLCGRDGEKLKDVVQELSTMTNHRKNTHKPHTVVFDLSDTKTVLNAAEEILKYLGHVDILINNAGISFRGTVVDTGLDVDKKVMETNYFGPIALTKALLPSMIKRRQGHIVAISSVQGKISIPFRSAYAASKHATQAFFDCLRAEVEQYDIDVTVISPGYIQTNLSLNAVTADGSHYGVMDKNTAEGQTPAEVAQVVLSAVGQKKKEVLVAGLTPSLAVYLRNLFPSIFFTLMATRAKKERKAKDS, encoded by the exons ATGGTGACGGCGGCGAGCAG GAAGACCATTCAGAAAGGAAAACTCATGGATTTCACAAGTACAGTGATCATCCCGCTGCTTTTTGGCAGCTTGGGGATCTTTGGGCTTTTTCGGCTCCTGCAGTGGATGCGGATGCGAACGTACCTGCAGGAGGCCGTGGTCGTGATCACCGGGGCCACCTCTGGCCTGGGAAAAG AATGTGCAAAAGCTTTCcatgcagctggctgcaagctggTGCTCTGCGGCAGAGATGGTGAGAAACTCAAAGACGTGGTGCAGGAGCTTTCTACCATGACCAATCACCGGAAGAAC ACACACAAACCTCACACTGTGGTATTTGACCTCTCGGATACTAAAACTGTCCTAAATGCTGCTGAAGAGATCCTGAAGTACTTGGGTCACGTGGACATACTGATCAACAACGCGGGCATCAGCTTCCGAGGCACAGTTGTGGACACAGGACTGGATGTGGACAAGAAAGTGATGGAAACAAATTACTTTGGTCCTATAGCCCTCACCAAAG CACTTCTCCCCTCCATGATCAAGAGGAGACAAGGCCACATTGTGGCCATCAGCAGCGTTCAAGGCAAAATAAGCATTCCTTTCAGATCGGCGT ATGCTGCCTCTAAGCATGCTACCCAGGCTTTCTTTGATTGTCTACGAGCAGAGGTGGAGCAGTATGACATTGATGTGACAGTTATAAGCCCCGGATACATTCAGACAAACCTCTCTCTCAATGCTGTAACGGCAGATGGATCTCACTATGGAG TTATGGACAAGAACACCGCCGAGGGACAGACGCCCGCAGAGGTCGCTCAGGTGGTTCTCAGTGCAGTGGGACAGAAGAAGAAGGAGGTGCTTGTGGCCGGCCTGACACCCTCCCTGGCTGTCTACCTGCGAAACCTCTTCCCCAGTATCTTCTTCACCTTAATGGCAACTAGAgcgaaaaaggaaagaaaagcaaaggactCTTAG